In Actinoplanes sp. NBC_00393, a single genomic region encodes these proteins:
- a CDS encoding acetylxylan esterase → MALFDLPLPELRTYRASTPEPPGFDDFWSGTIAAARQAASPPKVAEVRTPLRGITSYDVTFSGYAGQPVKGWLSRPAGATGPLPVVVEFIGYGGGRGLPIEWLLWPSAGYAHLVMDTRGQGGNWRGGDTPDPDEHGAGPSSPGFLTRGVLAPETHYYRRLITDAVRAVDTAAELPDVDASRLVVTGKSQGGALSLAAAGLNPEKVSAVVSGVPFLCDIRRAVTITDSDPFQEVVRFLRANPNLAPQVLATLDHIDVVHFAKRITAPAIVSVALMDAVCPPSGVFAAYNAIPDAAGKQIEVFEWDGHEGGRGFFDTTALEFVAGRLA, encoded by the coding sequence ATGGCGCTCTTCGACCTCCCGCTGCCCGAGTTGCGTACCTATCGAGCCTCGACCCCGGAACCGCCCGGTTTCGACGACTTCTGGTCGGGCACGATCGCCGCGGCCCGCCAGGCCGCCAGCCCGCCCAAAGTGGCCGAGGTACGCACCCCCTTACGTGGCATCACCAGCTACGACGTGACCTTCTCCGGGTACGCCGGACAGCCGGTCAAAGGCTGGCTGAGCCGCCCGGCCGGCGCGACCGGCCCGCTCCCGGTCGTCGTCGAGTTCATCGGCTACGGCGGCGGCCGCGGCCTGCCGATCGAATGGCTGCTCTGGCCCAGCGCCGGCTACGCCCACCTGGTGATGGACACCCGCGGGCAGGGCGGCAACTGGCGCGGCGGCGACACCCCCGACCCGGACGAGCACGGCGCCGGCCCGTCCTCGCCCGGCTTCCTCACCCGCGGCGTGCTGGCCCCGGAGACGCACTACTACCGCCGGCTGATCACCGACGCGGTCCGGGCCGTCGACACCGCCGCCGAACTGCCCGACGTCGACGCGTCCCGGCTCGTGGTGACCGGCAAGAGCCAGGGTGGCGCGCTGTCGCTGGCCGCGGCCGGGCTGAACCCGGAGAAGGTTTCCGCGGTCGTCTCCGGCGTACCGTTCCTCTGCGACATCCGCCGGGCCGTCACGATCACCGACAGCGACCCGTTCCAGGAGGTGGTCCGCTTCCTGCGGGCCAACCCCAACCTGGCGCCGCAGGTGCTGGCCACCCTCGACCACATCGACGTGGTGCACTTCGCGAAGCGGATCACCGCCCCGGCCATCGTGTCGGTGGCGCTGATGGACGCGGTGTGCCCGCCGTCCGGGGTGTTCGCCGCCTACAACGCGATCCCGGACGCCGCCGGCAAGCAGATCGAGGTCTTCGAGTGGGACGGCCACGAGGGCGGCCGCGGCTTCTTCGACACCACGGCGCTCGAGTTCGTCGCCGGCCGGCTGGCCTGA
- a CDS encoding cutinase family protein, whose product MRRSRMVTLVAAGAVVIGGMAVAPLTFAAEAPRNGCADVEVLGARGTTERPGLGVLLTPLAQRITRELPQTVRTTAVDYPASFNYTASVRQGVADLTAKVQRTAAACPETKVVLAGYSQGADVVGDTVTGPLAGDLDNVAAVLLFGDPSFTAGEPFNVTDGNRSGIFPRGRNRLAAVADRTQSFCNRNDRFCQGGTSLAAHLNYNQFLDDASSFVAERAG is encoded by the coding sequence ATGCGCAGGAGCAGGATGGTGACACTCGTGGCGGCGGGTGCGGTGGTCATCGGTGGGATGGCTGTGGCACCCCTGACCTTCGCCGCGGAGGCGCCCCGGAACGGCTGTGCTGATGTGGAGGTGCTCGGCGCGCGCGGGACGACCGAACGGCCCGGGCTGGGCGTGCTGCTCACCCCGCTGGCTCAGCGGATCACCCGGGAGCTGCCGCAGACGGTACGCACGACGGCGGTCGACTACCCGGCGTCGTTCAACTACACGGCGAGCGTACGGCAGGGCGTGGCGGACCTGACCGCGAAGGTTCAGCGCACCGCCGCCGCGTGCCCGGAGACGAAGGTCGTGCTGGCCGGCTACTCCCAGGGCGCGGACGTGGTCGGCGACACGGTGACCGGCCCGCTCGCCGGCGACCTCGACAACGTCGCCGCGGTGCTGCTCTTCGGTGATCCGAGCTTCACCGCCGGGGAGCCGTTCAACGTCACCGACGGCAACCGGTCCGGGATCTTCCCGCGCGGCCGGAACCGGCTGGCCGCGGTGGCCGACCGGACCCAGTCGTTCTGCAATCGCAACGACCGGTTCTGCCAGGGCGGGACGAGCCTCGCCGCACATCTGAACTACAACCAGTTCCTCGACGACGCGAGCAGTTTCGTCGCCGAGCGCGCCGGCTGA
- a CDS encoding DUF4360 domain-containing protein, translating into MLRSMTAGAALLGALAVAAPAQATPLPAPDEMMIIDVVNANGSGCPPKSAEIAVSPDNTAFTVTYSKYTAQVGPEATPLDFRKNCQLALDIKVPSGFTFAIASADYRGYANLQKGAWAQEAANYYFQGHSQTTRVQHNFKGPMDDNWQRTDKVGVTSLSFLPCGERRYLNINTELRVNRGSSDAKKHTSFISMDSTDAAINTVYRVAWKKCGGKK; encoded by the coding sequence ATGTTGCGTTCGATGACTGCCGGCGCGGCCCTTCTGGGCGCCCTGGCCGTGGCTGCTCCGGCTCAGGCCACACCCCTGCCGGCGCCGGACGAGATGATGATCATCGACGTGGTGAACGCGAACGGCTCGGGCTGCCCGCCGAAGAGCGCGGAGATCGCGGTCTCGCCGGACAACACCGCGTTCACGGTGACCTACTCGAAATACACCGCGCAGGTCGGCCCGGAGGCCACGCCGCTGGACTTCCGGAAGAACTGTCAGCTCGCCCTGGACATCAAGGTGCCGTCCGGATTCACCTTCGCGATCGCCAGCGCCGACTACCGCGGTTACGCGAACCTGCAGAAGGGGGCCTGGGCGCAGGAGGCCGCCAACTACTACTTCCAGGGCCATTCCCAGACCACCCGGGTCCAGCACAATTTCAAGGGCCCGATGGACGACAACTGGCAGCGCACCGACAAGGTCGGGGTCACCTCGCTCAGTTTCCTGCCGTGCGGCGAACGGCGCTATCTGAACATCAACACCGAATTGCGGGTGAACCGCGGCAGTTCGGACGCGAAGAAGCACACCAGCTTCATCTCGATGGACTCCACCGACGCCGCGATCAACACCGTCTACCGGGTCGCCTGGAAGAAGTGCGGCGGCAAGAAGTAA
- the recD2 gene encoding SF1B family DNA helicase RecD2: MSGSPQKAQHVLEAVLERLTYVNEETGYTVARVATPKSGSDLLTVVGALLGAQPGESLRMSGWWSSHPQYGRQFEVLSYTTVLPATIQGIRRYLGSGLVKGIGPVFAERIVDHFGLDTLDIIETSPERLIEVAGLGPKRTAKITSAWAEQKAIKEVMVFLQGVGVSTSIAVRIYKKYGDASISVVKNSPYSLAADVWGIGFKTADTIAQAVGIPHDSPERVKAGLQYTLSQATDNGHCFLPAPQLIEEAAKILDVPEGLVPTCLDELVTEEGVVREEDAVYLVPFHRAEQSLAGTLRRLLEDESDRMPHFGGVDWTKALAWLHKRTGSTLAPEQEQAVKLALTSKVAVLTGGPGCGKSFTVRSIVELAAAKQARIQLVAPTGRAAKRLAELTGHPAATVHRLLKLQPGGDATFDRDNPLDADLLVVDEASMLDLILANKLVKAIPPGAHLLLVGDVDQLPSVGAGEVLRDLLAADVIPRVRLTQIFRQAAESGVVTNAHRVNQGRPPKFDGMRDFFLFPCDDTEATAGLTVDVACTRIPRKFGLDPRRDVQILTPMHRGPAGAGALNTLLQQELTPGREGLPERRMGGRVFRVGDKVTQIRNNYDKGVAGVFNGTVGVVTGLSPEEQTLSVRTDEDELIDYEFDELDELVHAYAITIHRSQGSEYPAVVIPLTTSAWMMLQRNLLYTAITRAKKLVVLVGSRRALAAAVRTVGAGRRHTALTRRLSM, encoded by the coding sequence GTGTCCGGCAGTCCACAGAAAGCCCAGCACGTCCTGGAGGCGGTGCTGGAGCGGCTGACCTATGTGAACGAGGAGACCGGCTACACCGTGGCCCGGGTCGCCACGCCGAAGAGCGGCTCGGACCTGCTCACCGTGGTCGGGGCGCTGCTCGGCGCGCAGCCCGGCGAGAGTCTGCGGATGAGCGGCTGGTGGTCGTCGCATCCGCAGTACGGGCGGCAGTTCGAGGTGCTCTCGTACACGACCGTGCTGCCGGCGACCATCCAGGGCATCCGCCGCTATCTGGGGTCCGGGCTGGTCAAGGGCATCGGGCCGGTCTTCGCCGAGCGGATCGTCGACCACTTCGGACTCGACACCCTCGACATCATCGAGACGTCGCCGGAGCGGCTGATCGAGGTGGCCGGGCTGGGCCCGAAGCGGACGGCGAAGATCACCTCGGCGTGGGCCGAGCAGAAGGCGATCAAGGAGGTGATGGTCTTCCTGCAGGGGGTGGGCGTCTCGACGTCGATCGCCGTCCGGATCTACAAGAAATATGGGGATGCCAGCATCTCCGTCGTCAAGAACTCGCCGTACTCACTGGCGGCGGACGTGTGGGGCATCGGCTTCAAGACGGCCGACACCATCGCGCAGGCGGTCGGGATCCCGCACGACAGCCCCGAGCGGGTGAAAGCCGGCCTCCAGTACACGCTGTCGCAGGCCACCGACAACGGCCACTGCTTCCTGCCCGCCCCGCAATTGATCGAGGAAGCCGCGAAGATCCTCGACGTGCCGGAGGGCCTGGTCCCCACCTGCCTCGACGAGCTGGTCACCGAGGAGGGGGTCGTGCGCGAGGAGGACGCCGTCTACCTCGTGCCGTTCCACCGGGCCGAGCAGTCGCTCGCCGGCACGCTGCGCCGGCTCCTGGAAGATGAATCGGACAGAATGCCGCATTTCGGCGGGGTCGACTGGACGAAGGCTCTGGCGTGGCTGCACAAGCGCACCGGCTCGACCCTCGCGCCCGAGCAGGAACAGGCGGTGAAACTCGCGCTCACTTCGAAAGTCGCGGTCCTCACCGGCGGACCGGGATGCGGCAAGAGCTTCACCGTACGCTCGATCGTCGAACTCGCCGCCGCCAAACAGGCCAGGATCCAGCTCGTAGCCCCCACCGGCCGGGCCGCGAAGCGGCTCGCCGAACTCACCGGCCATCCCGCCGCCACCGTCCACCGCCTGCTCAAACTCCAGCCCGGCGGCGACGCGACCTTCGACCGGGACAATCCGCTGGACGCCGATCTGCTGGTCGTCGACGAGGCCTCGATGCTCGACCTGATCCTGGCGAACAAGCTGGTCAAGGCGATCCCGCCGGGCGCGCACCTGCTACTGGTCGGCGACGTCGACCAGTTGCCGTCGGTCGGCGCCGGTGAGGTGTTGCGCGACCTGCTCGCCGCCGACGTCATCCCGCGGGTGCGGCTCACCCAGATCTTCCGGCAGGCGGCGGAGAGCGGCGTGGTCACCAACGCACACCGGGTCAACCAGGGCCGCCCGCCGAAGTTCGACGGGATGCGCGACTTCTTTCTGTTCCCGTGCGACGACACCGAGGCCACCGCCGGGCTCACCGTGGACGTGGCCTGCACCCGGATCCCGCGCAAGTTCGGCCTGGACCCGCGCCGCGACGTCCAGATCCTCACCCCGATGCACCGCGGACCGGCCGGCGCGGGCGCGCTCAACACCCTGCTCCAGCAGGAGCTGACGCCCGGCCGCGAGGGCCTGCCGGAGCGGCGGATGGGCGGGCGGGTGTTCCGGGTCGGCGACAAGGTCACCCAGATCCGCAACAACTACGACAAGGGGGTTGCGGGAGTCTTCAACGGCACGGTCGGCGTCGTGACCGGGCTGTCGCCCGAGGAGCAGACCTTGAGCGTACGCACGGACGAGGACGAACTCATCGACTACGAGTTCGACGAACTGGACGAGCTGGTTCACGCGTACGCGATCACGATCCACCGCTCGCAGGGCTCGGAGTATCCGGCCGTGGTCATCCCGCTGACCACCAGCGCCTGGATGATGCTGCAGCGCAACCTGCTCTACACCGCGATCACCCGGGCCAAGAAGCTGGTCGTCCTTGTCGGCTCCCGCCGGGCGCTGGCCGCCGCGGTCCGGACGGTGGGGGCGGGCCGCCGGCACACCGCGCTGACCCGGCGCCTCAGCATGTGA